One window of Streptomyces sp. SUK 48 genomic DNA carries:
- a CDS encoding hydrophobic protein, translating into MVPLLLVLLLALILFGAGFAVQILWWVAVVVLVVWLLGFVMRSTSAGGGRGRWYRW; encoded by the coding sequence ATGGTTCCCTTGCTGCTCGTTCTTCTTCTCGCCCTGATTCTCTTCGGTGCGGGTTTCGCCGTACAGATCCTCTGGTGGGTCGCCGTCGTCGTCCTGGTGGTGTGGCTTCTGGGCTTCGTCATGCGTTCCACCTCGGCGGGCGGCGGCCGCGGCCGCTGGTACCGATGGTGA
- a CDS encoding CsbD family protein, whose product MSAGEKAKAKTEQAQGKAKEALGRVTGNDRMAAEGKADQVTGDAREAKEKTKDAFKH is encoded by the coding sequence ATGAGTGCTGGCGAGAAGGCCAAGGCGAAGACCGAGCAGGCCCAGGGCAAGGCCAAGGAGGCTCTGGGGCGGGTCACCGGCAACGACCGGATGGCCGCCGAGGGCAAGGCGGACCAGGTGACCGGCGATGCCCGTGAGGCCAAGGAGAAGACCAAGGACGCGTTCAAGCACTGA
- a CDS encoding GAP family protein, with amino-acid sequence MGHVLGDVLGVAAAVAVSPLPIIAVILILATPRGRLNGVLFTFGWILGLSALGAVMLVIASPAGASSHGHPAAWAGALKLALGLFLLLFGARRWHRRPKDPSQARLPKWMGAIDRLTPVKVFALGLALAALNAKNAPLTIAAGATIGSAGLPVGQEIASLAVFVVIATCGLLAPLAVFLLGGERAKATLGDWKEWAAQHNVAVMAVLFFVLGLKLFGDGISILVS; translated from the coding sequence ATGGGCCACGTTCTCGGTGATGTGCTGGGTGTCGCGGCCGCCGTGGCCGTCAGCCCGCTTCCGATCATCGCGGTCATCCTCATCCTCGCCACGCCCCGTGGCCGCCTGAACGGGGTCCTCTTCACTTTCGGCTGGATCCTGGGGCTCTCGGCGCTGGGCGCGGTGATGCTGGTGATCGCCTCGCCCGCGGGTGCCTCCTCGCACGGTCACCCGGCTGCCTGGGCAGGAGCCCTCAAGCTCGCTCTGGGCCTGTTCCTCCTGCTCTTCGGCGCCCGGCGATGGCACCGGCGGCCGAAGGACCCCTCGCAGGCCCGGCTGCCGAAATGGATGGGCGCGATCGACCGCCTCACCCCGGTCAAGGTCTTCGCGCTCGGGCTGGCCCTGGCCGCGCTCAACGCCAAGAACGCCCCGCTGACCATCGCCGCGGGCGCCACCATCGGCTCGGCCGGACTGCCGGTCGGGCAGGAGATCGCGTCGCTGGCGGTCTTCGTGGTGATCGCCACCTGCGGCCTGCTGGCACCGCTGGCGGTCTTCCTCCTCGGCGGAGAGCGGGCCAAGGCGACACTCGGCGACTGGAAGGAGTGGGCGGCTCAGCACAACGTCGCGGTGATGGCCGTCCTGTTCTTCGTCCTCGGGCTGAAACTGTTCGGAGACGGTATCTCCATTCTCGTCTCCTGA